A section of the Acidobacteriota bacterium genome encodes:
- a CDS encoding twin-arginine translocase TatA/TatE family subunit translates to MNLGFSEMVFLFILALLIFGPKKLPEVGRQIGRFMNEFKRASNEFKAQIESEINSIDAGVQTQILPPLHAPLNSLANRIFNPPPPERLKAAEEAQAAETGTHESGSDPEPPTMPKVAPDA, encoded by the coding sequence ATGAATCTGGGCTTTTCAGAGATGGTGTTCCTGTTCATTCTGGCACTCCTGATTTTCGGGCCGAAGAAGCTGCCGGAAGTTGGACGCCAGATCGGGCGCTTTATGAACGAATTCAAACGCGCCTCCAATGAGTTCAAAGCTCAGATCGAATCCGAGATCAATTCGATCGATGCCGGCGTGCAGACGCAGATCCTGCCGCCGCTGCATGCCCCGCTCAATTCCCTGGCGAACCGGATTTTCAATCCCCCGCCGCCGGAGCGGCTCAAGGCTGCTGAGGAGGCACAGGCCGCGGAAACTGGAACGCATGAATCTGGTTCCGACCCGGAGCCTCCAACCATGCCCAAGGTAGCGCCCGATGCCTGA
- a CDS encoding DUF4147 domain-containing protein has product MPERQQQFRHMREVARGIFSSALQNAAIESAFARQVSCERGVLRIGDDLHDLDSFSRVFVVSIGKAAHTMVAGLEAQAGSRFEGIVASSVEPSSQVRGFRYFQGGHPTPTAESIRAADAILKSLNSLNSAALVIFMISGGGSSIVEKPMDDEISLPDLVATYRALVLCGAPIAEINAVRKHLSAVKGGRLAQVAYPAQQVSILVSDVPDATPDALASGPTMPDSTSIADCERIVEKYGLIDQFPKSVADLFRQHVIEETPKSDDPAFVRARWWTVLSNQVAVEEASKAAAQAGFAVEVDNSCDDWDYERVAEYLLQRVRDLRKSVSKVCLISGGEVTVNVRNGGTGGRNQQFALACADKIAGEDITVLSAGTDGIDGNSPAAGAVVDGSTLDRAANQESIRKALAAFDAYPLFEGLGDAIVTGATGNNLRDLRILLAY; this is encoded by the coding sequence ATGCCCGAACGACAGCAACAGTTCCGTCACATGCGCGAAGTTGCACGTGGGATTTTTTCGTCCGCGCTGCAGAATGCGGCGATTGAGAGCGCGTTTGCCCGCCAGGTGAGTTGCGAGCGCGGAGTGCTGCGCATTGGCGACGATCTGCACGATCTCGATTCTTTTTCCCGAGTGTTCGTCGTGTCGATCGGCAAAGCCGCTCATACGATGGTGGCGGGGCTCGAAGCGCAGGCCGGTAGCCGGTTTGAGGGCATTGTCGCTTCGTCGGTCGAGCCGTCCAGCCAAGTGCGCGGCTTCCGTTATTTTCAAGGGGGCCATCCCACGCCGACTGCCGAGTCGATTCGTGCAGCCGATGCGATTCTGAAGTCGTTGAACTCTCTGAATTCGGCAGCGCTCGTGATCTTCATGATTTCGGGCGGCGGATCATCCATCGTCGAAAAGCCCATGGACGACGAAATATCGCTGCCCGATCTGGTGGCGACTTATCGCGCGCTGGTTCTGTGCGGAGCGCCGATCGCGGAGATCAATGCCGTCCGCAAGCATCTGTCGGCGGTGAAAGGAGGGAGGCTCGCGCAGGTGGCCTATCCGGCGCAGCAAGTTTCGATCCTCGTGTCAGACGTGCCCGACGCGACTCCCGACGCGCTCGCTTCCGGTCCGACCATGCCAGACTCGACCTCGATTGCCGATTGCGAACGGATTGTCGAGAAGTATGGGCTGATCGACCAGTTCCCCAAATCGGTCGCTGACCTGTTCCGCCAGCACGTGATCGAGGAAACGCCAAAATCAGACGATCCAGCCTTCGTGCGAGCCCGGTGGTGGACCGTACTTTCGAACCAGGTCGCAGTGGAGGAAGCCAGTAAGGCCGCGGCGCAGGCGGGCTTTGCGGTGGAGGTCGATAATTCCTGCGATGATTGGGACTACGAGCGAGTGGCGGAATATTTGCTGCAGAGAGTCCGCGACCTGCGCAAGTCGGTCTCGAAGGTTTGCCTCATTTCCGGCGGTGAAGTCACCGTCAACGTGCGTAACGGCGGCACGGGCGGCCGCAATCAGCAATTCGCGCTAGCCTGCGCAGACAAGATTGCAGGAGAGGACATCACGGTCTTGAGCGCTGGCACCGATGGCATCGACGGCAATAGTCCTGCAGCGGGCGCTGTGGTCGACGGCTCAACTCTGGATCGGGCCGCAAATCAGGAGAGCATCAGGAAAGCTCTCGCCGCCTTCGACGCCTATCCCCTTTTTGAAGGCCTGGGCGATGCCATCGTGACTGGCGCGACCGGCAACAATCTCCGTGACTTGCGGATTCTGCTGGCTTACTAG
- a CDS encoding alpha/beta hydrolase: MHPEPNSIRSLFLEGPAGRLEALLNVGSANGTHAAVVCHPHPVYGGTLHNKVVFHTMKALHHFGFPVLRFNFRGTGLSEGEYAHGVGELDDVRTALDWIEREYSLPVVFAGFSFGAAVGLRAACPDPRVTSLIGLGLPATPVDDRVYDFEFLRSCAKPKLFVSGSRDQFGPAGKLEALVDTFAEPKKLVRIEAGDHFFEGRLKEMRETIEKWVSEMVTIRP; the protein is encoded by the coding sequence ATGCACCCCGAGCCCAACAGCATCCGCTCGCTCTTTCTCGAAGGCCCTGCCGGGCGACTCGAAGCGCTGTTGAACGTGGGATCGGCGAATGGAACTCACGCTGCGGTGGTTTGTCATCCTCATCCCGTCTACGGTGGGACGCTGCACAACAAAGTCGTCTTTCACACGATGAAGGCGCTGCATCACTTTGGATTTCCCGTTCTGCGTTTCAATTTCCGCGGCACCGGGCTCAGCGAAGGCGAGTACGCCCATGGGGTGGGCGAATTGGATGATGTTCGCACTGCCCTCGACTGGATCGAAAGGGAATACTCGCTGCCGGTCGTGTTTGCCGGTTTCTCATTCGGAGCGGCAGTTGGCCTGCGGGCTGCTTGTCCGGACCCGCGTGTGACTTCACTGATTGGATTAGGCCTGCCTGCAACGCCGGTGGACGATCGAGTGTATGACTTTGAATTCCTGCGCTCGTGCGCCAAGCCGAAACTCTTTGTCAGCGGATCGCGGGATCAGTTTGGTCCTGCGGGAAAACTCGAAGCGCTCGTGGATACGTTTGCGGAACCAAAGAAGCTCGTGCGCATCGAGGCAGGCGACCATTTTTTTGAAGGACGTCTCAAAGAAATGCGCGAGACCATCGAAAAGTGGGTCAGCGAAATGGTGACGATTCGTCCGTAG
- a CDS encoding M20/M25/M40 family metallo-hydrolase, protein MDLFALTRRLVDIESTTPHEEAVGSFLFEELGRRGFEASKMPVDGARVNVLATSPGHPRPDIVFSTHMDTVPPFIASSEDDHRICGRGSCDAKGIIAAQILAAEKLRTEKIYVGLLFLVGEERDSIGAKLANQSPIGSRFMINGEPTENRLAIATKGALHVELTARGKMAHSAYPELGESAIDKLVEALHRLQAMKLPETPDVGPSTRNVGSIQGGRAPNVISDSAKADLFYRLVGPAADLRRQIQEAVGSLVEVHFTRETPFMRLRKLEGLPTMVAAFTTDIPSLPNWGEPLLLGPGSIHVAHTEGEFIDKKQLQQAVELYAAMARHLLK, encoded by the coding sequence ATGGACTTGTTCGCACTCACCCGCCGCCTCGTGGATATCGAATCGACGACTCCCCATGAAGAGGCGGTCGGATCATTTCTATTCGAAGAACTCGGCCGCCGCGGATTCGAAGCCAGCAAGATGCCGGTCGACGGCGCACGCGTCAACGTGCTCGCCACCTCACCCGGACATCCACGCCCGGACATCGTCTTCTCGACGCACATGGATACGGTTCCACCGTTCATCGCATCGTCCGAAGACGACCACCGTATTTGCGGACGCGGCTCGTGCGATGCCAAGGGCATCATCGCCGCCCAGATTCTGGCCGCCGAGAAATTACGCACAGAAAAAATTTACGTAGGCCTGCTGTTCCTGGTTGGTGAAGAGCGCGACTCGATTGGAGCAAAACTCGCCAACCAGTCTCCCATCGGATCGCGCTTCATGATCAACGGAGAGCCCACTGAAAATCGTCTCGCCATCGCCACCAAAGGCGCACTGCATGTGGAACTCACCGCCCGCGGAAAGATGGCGCACTCCGCGTATCCCGAACTGGGTGAATCCGCGATCGACAAGCTGGTCGAAGCATTGCATCGCCTGCAAGCCATGAAACTGCCGGAGACTCCGGACGTCGGTCCCAGCACAAGGAACGTAGGATCGATCCAGGGAGGCCGCGCCCCCAATGTAATTTCCGATAGCGCCAAAGCGGATTTGTTTTATCGACTGGTCGGACCCGCGGCGGACCTGCGCCGCCAGATTCAGGAAGCCGTCGGCAGCCTGGTCGAAGTCCATTTCACCCGCGAAACCCCCTTCATGCGCTTGCGGAAACTGGAAGGCCTCCCCACCATGGTTGCCGCCTTCACCACCGATATCCCATCATTGCCAAACTGGGGAGAGCCGCTGCTGCTTGGGCCAGGATCGATTCACGTCGCCCATACCGAAGGCGAATTCATCGACAAAAAGCAGTTGCAGCAAGCCGTCGAGCTATATGCAGCCATGGCCCGGCACTTGCTGAAGTGA
- a CDS encoding thioredoxin domain-containing protein, whose product MTTTSLNTLSRAASSYLRSAMHQPIRWHEWGEEAFAAAKRDNKPILLDIGAVWCHWCHVMDRESYDDPEVAKIVNENYIAVKVDRDERPDIDARYQIAVSSLTGQGGWPLTGFLTPDGKPFYGGTYFPPQDQYGRPSFKRVLLSIAQAYREKNGEVVEQANMVTNAISQSESFPGRSGEVSPKIIDAIVESAVKMFDERNGGFGNAPKFSHPSALDLLIGYQARTDSEALRDVIVITLEKMARGGVYDQLAGGFHRYSVDERWIVPHFEKMCYDNSELLKNYVHAWQLTGNAFFADVARDIIRWMDEWLSDRERGGFYASQDADYSMEDDGDYFTWTQDEAKAALTSDEMRVAELHFDIGEIGEMHHDPAKNVLYIRANVEEIARRLVVGEDRVRGLLASAKKKMYAARLTRPTPYIDKTIYAGWNAMCISAYLEAARVLEIPDAMHFALRSLDRLLSEGWSGKATAPATAAGVGARSTRSTTLKHVIAYSDPKAEHRDTVGVLDDYAFTVIACLDAYEATADLSYFKFARSIADAMITGFYDSQAGGFFDTTPAESSASAESNAPLGILGAKRKPFQDSPTPAGNPVAAIALLRLHGYTNEASYREQAERTLSVFAGGAEKYGMFAATYALAVAQSTQPHTQVVIVGQDEAANQLLRTALGSVSFGKAVLHLSATGTVPQNLPPALAESIPNLPALREGRSFAVVCSGFSCQAPVFDAAGLASQLIGMAVQGS is encoded by the coding sequence ATGACCACGACCTCCCTCAACACTCTTTCCCGCGCCGCCTCTTCTTACCTGCGTTCCGCCATGCATCAGCCCATCCGGTGGCACGAGTGGGGTGAAGAGGCATTTGCGGCGGCGAAGCGGGACAACAAACCGATCCTGCTGGATATTGGCGCGGTCTGGTGTCACTGGTGTCATGTGATGGATCGCGAGTCCTATGACGATCCCGAAGTCGCGAAGATCGTGAACGAGAACTACATCGCAGTAAAAGTAGATCGCGACGAGCGTCCCGACATTGATGCGCGCTACCAGATCGCAGTGAGTTCGCTGACGGGACAAGGCGGCTGGCCGCTCACCGGATTTCTCACGCCTGACGGCAAGCCTTTTTACGGTGGCACCTACTTCCCTCCTCAAGATCAATACGGGCGTCCCAGTTTTAAGCGGGTGCTGCTATCGATTGCGCAGGCCTATCGAGAAAAGAACGGCGAGGTCGTGGAGCAGGCCAACATGGTCACGAACGCGATCTCCCAGTCGGAATCGTTCCCCGGCCGAAGCGGCGAGGTCTCTCCCAAGATCATTGACGCGATCGTCGAATCCGCCGTCAAGATGTTCGACGAACGCAATGGCGGATTCGGCAACGCGCCCAAGTTTTCGCATCCCTCGGCTCTTGATTTGCTGATTGGATACCAGGCTCGCACGGACAGCGAAGCGCTGCGCGATGTCATCGTCATCACGCTGGAAAAGATGGCGCGCGGCGGAGTCTATGACCAGTTGGCCGGAGGATTCCACCGCTACTCCGTCGATGAGCGATGGATTGTCCCGCACTTCGAGAAGATGTGTTACGACAACTCGGAGCTACTCAAGAACTATGTCCATGCCTGGCAGTTAACTGGCAATGCTTTCTTTGCCGATGTCGCGCGCGACATCATTCGTTGGATGGATGAATGGCTGAGCGATCGCGAGCGCGGAGGCTTCTACGCTTCGCAGGATGCTGACTACTCCATGGAAGATGACGGTGATTACTTCACGTGGACACAAGACGAAGCAAAAGCCGCACTGACTTCGGATGAAATGAGAGTAGCGGAACTCCATTTCGACATTGGCGAGATCGGCGAGATGCATCACGATCCCGCGAAGAATGTGCTCTACATCCGTGCGAACGTGGAGGAAATCGCGCGCCGGCTTGTCGTCGGTGAAGATCGCGTTCGCGGACTGCTGGCGTCCGCCAAAAAGAAGATGTATGCGGCTCGCCTTACTCGGCCCACGCCTTACATCGACAAGACGATTTATGCGGGATGGAATGCAATGTGCATTTCGGCATACCTGGAAGCGGCGCGCGTGCTCGAGATCCCGGATGCCATGCACTTTGCGTTGCGCTCGCTGGACCGGTTGCTGAGTGAGGGATGGAGTGGCAAAGCCACGGCACCTGCAACGGCAGCGGGCGTGGGCGCCCGCTCTACACGTTCGACCACACTCAAGCATGTGATCGCTTACTCCGATCCGAAGGCGGAGCACCGGGATACAGTCGGCGTCCTCGATGACTACGCGTTCACGGTGATCGCTTGTCTCGACGCCTATGAAGCGACTGCCGACTTGAGCTACTTCAAATTTGCGCGATCGATTGCCGACGCAATGATCACGGGCTTTTACGATTCTCAAGCGGGAGGTTTTTTTGACACGACTCCCGCGGAATCAAGCGCATCCGCCGAATCGAACGCGCCGCTTGGCATTCTGGGCGCGAAGCGCAAGCCATTTCAGGACTCGCCCACGCCTGCAGGCAATCCGGTCGCCGCGATTGCCTTGCTTCGTCTGCACGGTTACACCAACGAAGCTTCGTATCGCGAACAAGCGGAGCGTACGCTCTCAGTCTTTGCCGGCGGCGCAGAAAAATACGGGATGTTCGCCGCGACCTACGCTCTGGCCGTCGCGCAGAGTACGCAGCCCCACACGCAAGTCGTCATCGTCGGACAGGACGAAGCTGCGAATCAACTTCTTCGGACCGCACTCGGTTCCGTCTCATTCGGCAAAGCTGTGCTGCATCTTTCTGCAACCGGAACCGTCCCGCAAAACTTGCCCCCGGCATTGGCGGAGTCGATTCCGAATCTGCCGGCTTTGCGCGAAGGACGGTCGTTCGCCGTCGTCTGCTCGGGATTCAGTTGCCAGGCGCCGGTATTCGACGCCGCTGGACTCGCAAGTCAACTGATTGGAATGGCTGTTCAAGGCTCGTAA
- a CDS encoding isoprenyl transferase yields MDRKEAEAYQRLDPARLPKHIAIIMDGNGRWARRRHMPRVAGHRAGVAAVRSTVETAARIGIPALTLYAFSEENWKKRPRTEVDFLMKLLCRFLKAEIKTLNANNIRLEYIGRKHELPESVQEEMEYAREATSRNGGMVLTLALNYSARSEIVDAFRSMAEAAARNGGLEHLKVDEQLVSEHLYTRGLPDPDLVVRTSGEMRLSNFLLWQLAYSEIYVTQTLWPDFRGVQLLEGIEEFQKRERRYGGLGKDKEHAPVHPHTEAKR; encoded by the coding sequence ATGGACCGCAAGGAAGCGGAAGCTTACCAGCGGCTGGATCCAGCGCGACTCCCCAAGCATATCGCCATCATCATGGACGGAAACGGACGCTGGGCGCGCCGGCGTCATATGCCGCGCGTGGCCGGACACCGTGCCGGAGTCGCAGCCGTGCGTTCCACCGTCGAGACCGCGGCCCGGATCGGTATTCCCGCGTTGACGCTCTATGCTTTTTCTGAAGAGAACTGGAAGAAGCGTCCCCGGACCGAAGTGGACTTCCTCATGAAACTGCTCTGCCGCTTCCTGAAGGCGGAGATCAAGACTCTCAACGCAAATAACATCCGCCTGGAATACATCGGCCGCAAGCATGAATTGCCGGAGTCGGTGCAAGAAGAAATGGAGTACGCCCGCGAGGCCACCAGCCGGAATGGCGGCATGGTGCTGACGTTGGCGTTGAACTATTCCGCCCGCAGCGAAATCGTCGACGCCTTTCGCTCGATGGCCGAAGCAGCCGCGCGCAATGGCGGCCTCGAGCACCTCAAAGTCGATGAGCAATTGGTCAGCGAGCATCTTTATACGCGCGGCTTGCCAGATCCTGACCTGGTCGTGCGCACGAGCGGCGAGATGCGGCTCAGCAACTTCCTGCTCTGGCAACTTGCCTATTCGGAAATTTACGTGACACAAACCCTGTGGCCGGATTTCCGCGGCGTCCAACTTCTGGAAGGCATCGAAGAATTCCAGAAACGCGAACGGCGCTACGGCGGGCTCGGCAAAGACAAAGAACACGCTCCCGTCCACCCGCACACTGAGGCGAAGCGTTGA
- a CDS encoding phosphatidate cytidylyltransferase, with product MIKRIATAVVLIPLVLLLVLKAPLYVMAIVSGGIALMAIAELLKLTTHYAVQPLWRPTYAYVSLFFLFVIVAAANRVPLVETTSMIYGLALAAALAPFVFLTIAMGRTQLVTGYPAAAASSFAFAYIAIPMALLVQIRQQPAGAILVIFTLLVVWSGDIFAYFVGKAIGRHKMSPEISPNKTWEGAVASVVASVVIGTLWFQNGAAISTWFLQHGLIERRDGMFGLQQPSLLVIVVLSAIVNIAAQLGDLVESLIKRGAGVKDSGSILPGHGGMLDRVDAMLFAVPVVWAWSAWRLMQ from the coding sequence TTGATCAAGCGCATTGCGACCGCTGTCGTCCTCATACCTCTCGTTCTTCTCCTCGTACTCAAAGCGCCTCTGTACGTGATGGCGATTGTGTCGGGCGGCATCGCGCTCATGGCGATTGCGGAATTGCTCAAGCTCACCACCCATTACGCAGTGCAACCGCTCTGGCGGCCAACTTACGCGTATGTCTCGCTGTTTTTCCTTTTCGTAATCGTAGCCGCAGCCAATCGCGTGCCCCTGGTTGAAACCACATCCATGATTTATGGGCTGGCATTGGCAGCGGCTCTCGCACCGTTCGTGTTCCTCACAATTGCGATGGGCCGCACGCAACTCGTCACGGGATATCCCGCGGCCGCAGCGTCATCGTTTGCATTCGCCTACATTGCGATTCCGATGGCGCTACTGGTGCAGATCCGGCAACAACCCGCGGGCGCGATCCTGGTGATCTTCACACTGCTGGTCGTCTGGTCAGGAGACATCTTCGCCTACTTCGTCGGCAAGGCAATTGGCCGCCATAAAATGTCTCCGGAGATTAGTCCAAACAAGACCTGGGAAGGCGCAGTGGCGTCCGTAGTTGCCAGCGTCGTGATTGGGACGTTGTGGTTTCAGAACGGCGCAGCGATCAGCACATGGTTCCTGCAACACGGCCTGATCGAGCGCCGCGACGGCATGTTCGGATTGCAGCAGCCGTCATTGCTTGTGATTGTCGTGCTCTCCGCAATTGTGAACATCGCGGCGCAACTGGGAGATCTAGTCGAGTCGCTGATTAAGCGCGGCGCGGGAGTGAAAGATTCAGGATCAATCCTTCCAGGCCACGGCGGCATGCTCGATCGCGTCGACGCGATGCTGTTCGCGGTGCCAGTCGTGTGGGCTT